Genomic segment of Rhodococcus sp. W8901:
GGCTACGACCTACCACTGACCCTCGGCCACGAGGGCGCCGGTCGCGTGGCCGCCGTCGGCGCCGGTGTCACCGATCTCGACGTCGGCACCAACGTGGTGGTCTACGGCCCGTGGGGCTGCGGCCGCTGCTGGCACTGCGCCCAAGGACTCGAAAACTATTGTTCGCGTGCAACGGAACTCGGTATCCACCCGCCCGGTCTCGGAGCGCCCGGCGCCATCGCGGAGTTCATGGTGGTGGACTCGCCTCGGCACCTCGTACCGATCGGAAATCTCGACCCGGTCGCAACCGTCCCCCTCACCGATGCGGGTCTGACCCCGTATCACGCGATCAAACGGTCGCTGGGCAAGCTCAGGGCAGGATCGTCCGCGGTGGTGATCGGAACCGGTGGACTGGGCCATGTCGCGATCCAGCTGCTCCGCCATCTGTCCCCAGCTCGCGTGATCGCACTCGACGTCAACGACGAGAAGTTGCAGTTCGCCCGTGAGGTCGGCGCCCACGAAGCGGTGTTGTCCGACGCCGACGCCGCGGCGAACGTCCGGAAGATCACCGGCCCCGCCGGCGCGGCTCTCGTCCTCGACTTCGTCGCCGTCCAGCCGACGCTCGACGTCGCCACCGCGGTCGCCGGCGTCGGATCGGACGTCACGATCGTCGGACTCGGCGACGGCAAGGCCACCGCCCGCGTCGGCTTCTTCACCGGCGCATTCGAGACCAATGTGTCAGCGCCGTACTGGGGCTCGCGCAGCGAACTGATCGAGCTCATCGACCTCGCGCACCAGGGCGTCCTCGACATCGCTGTGGAGCGCTTCAGCCTGGACGACGGCGTCGAGGCCTACCGCCGCCTCGCCGCGGGCACGTTGCGGGGACGGGCGGTCATCGTGCCGTGACCGGTGC
This window contains:
- a CDS encoding NAD(P)-dependent alcohol dehydrogenase — its product is MRAIQYTRIGGEPELVDIPKPEPGPGEVLLEITAAGVCHSDEFIMSLPAERFGYDLPLTLGHEGAGRVAAVGAGVTDLDVGTNVVVYGPWGCGRCWHCAQGLENYCSRATELGIHPPGLGAPGAIAEFMVVDSPRHLVPIGNLDPVATVPLTDAGLTPYHAIKRSLGKLRAGSSAVVIGTGGLGHVAIQLLRHLSPARVIALDVNDEKLQFAREVGAHEAVLSDADAAANVRKITGPAGAALVLDFVAVQPTLDVATAVAGVGSDVTIVGLGDGKATARVGFFTGAFETNVSAPYWGSRSELIELIDLAHQGVLDIAVERFSLDDGVEAYRRLAAGTLRGRAVIVP